From Zerene cesonia ecotype Mississippi chromosome 16, Zerene_cesonia_1.1, whole genome shotgun sequence, one genomic window encodes:
- the LOC119833072 gene encoding odorant receptor 4-like gives MEHLKQYPDEFIKPLVLSLDIMSRLNVYLYTTCSPFRKSDWRFFLLIPLMLIHYMAMILYTIRIFKEGTTVPELAFSLSVFFILIQAFLKATIVIPKKDHIAQLIHGLGKNWRNVNLNERQIKKKDSDLKKIKLLLTVFYWGSMTASWQIMLTPAILELMKFCIGQGFQYVLPFGYVCFFDPVQNEFLYIGVYAFQVYTMLKVVYIYTGTEILMVTLCALLSIEFAMLREDFCHVIPKRGIHFGPNEDGTHSVEELIQKHQMLLELAYQLDHIFNRVVFVDLLFVTVVMCFFGFGITVARGIFDVINNFIAVLTLLLPILILSYYGEQQKEESAGIADSVYHSNWYCGNASYQKILLFVMKRAQKPCCLTSLKHAPITLHTFSKVVSTTWSYFSLITSVYGKD, from the exons AAAACCGCTGGTATTGAGTTTAGACATCATGAGTCGATTGAACGTATACTTGTACACTACATGTAGTCCATTTCGGAAATCAGACTGgcgttttttcttattaataccTTTGATGTTGATTCACTATATGGCCATGATATTGTATACAATAAGGATATTTAAAGAGGGAACCACAGTTCCCGAACTTGCATTCTCTctgtctgtattttttatcttaattcaaG CATTTCTTAAAGCAACGATCGTGATACCAAAGAAAGATCATATTGCCCAGCTTATACATGGCCTCGGTAAGAATTGGAgaaatgtgaatttaaatgaaagacAGATCAAGAAAAAAGATagcgatttgaaaaaaattaagttgcTCCTCACAG TTTTCTACTGGGGTAGTATGACAGCGTCGTGGCAAATAATGTTGACACCAGCGATCCTGGAActaatgaaattttgcattGGTCAGGGTTTTCAATACGTCTTGCCTTTCGgatatgtttgtttctttgatcCAGTTCAGAATGAGTTCTTATACATTGGAGTATATGCATTTCAAGTTTATACAA TGCTTAAAGTCGTCTATATCTATACAGGCACAGAAATCCTCATGGTAACACTCTGTGCTCTCCTTAGCATTGAATTTGCGATGTTACGGGAAGATTTTTGTCATGTGATACCAAAACGGGGAATACATTTTGGTCCGAATGAAGACGGAACGCACTCGGTTGAAGAGTTGATTCAGAAACACCAGATGCTACTCGa GTTAGCATATCAATTAGATCACATTTTCAATAGAGTGGTGTTTGTAGACTTATTGTTTGTTACGGTCGTTATGTGTTTTTTCGGATTTGGTATAACC GTGGCTCGCGGCATATTCGACgtgataaacaattttatagctGTGCTTACGTTACTGCTTCCCATCCTCATACTTTCGTATTATGGCGAACAACAAAAGGAAGAG AGTGCAGGTATTGCTGATTCAGTTTACCATAGTAATTGGTATTGTGGAAATGCGAGTTACCAGAAAATTTTACTCTTTGTTATGAAaag AGCCCAAAAACCGTGCTGTTTGACATCACTCAAGCATGCCCCAATAACCCTTCACACGTTTTCTAAG GTAGTAAGTACAACGTGGTCGTATTTCTCATTGATCACTAGCGTTTATGGCAAGGATTGA